In Arthrobacter sp. StoSoilB5, one genomic interval encodes:
- a CDS encoding ABC transporter ATP-binding protein → MLWKVLIRFLKPHQRLLIAVVVFQLAQSIASLYLPTLNADIIDNGVATGDTDYILRMGGLMLLITLLQIACAVVAVYFGAKAAMGMGRDLRDAIFGRVGEFSEQEVTKFGAPSLITRSTNDVQQVQQLVLMSCTLMVAAPMLSIGGVIMAVRQDAQLSWLIAVCVPVLLVAVGLIVTRMVPLFRKMQVRIDAVNRVLREQLTGIRVVRAFVREDMETSRFGRANDDVTDVALRAGRLMALMFPVVMLVMNISSVAVIWFGSFRIEDGSMQVGTLIAFLSYLMQILMSVMMATFMAVMIPRASVSADRIGEVLETASSVQPPSNPVTGGIRRGELEMRDVGFAYPGAEQPVLSGVTFTAQAGQTTAIIGSTGAGKTTLVNLMPRLFDATAGAVRMDGVDIRELHPDLLWGHIGLVPQRPYLFSGTVRSNLQYGKPDASDDELWQALSVAQARDFVEEMEGGLDAPISQGGTNVSGGQRQRLAIARALVKQPELYIFDDSFSSLDTATDARLRQALKHHTNGATLVIIAQRVSSIADADQILVLDDGRIVGQGTHDELLETSETYREIVSSQLAAEEAA, encoded by the coding sequence ATGCTTTGGAAGGTTCTAATCCGGTTCCTGAAACCGCACCAGCGGTTGCTGATCGCCGTCGTCGTTTTTCAATTGGCGCAATCCATCGCCTCGCTTTACCTGCCTACGCTCAACGCCGACATCATCGATAACGGCGTCGCTACCGGCGATACCGACTACATCCTGCGCATGGGCGGCCTCATGCTGCTGATCACCCTGCTGCAGATCGCGTGTGCAGTGGTGGCCGTGTACTTTGGCGCGAAGGCAGCCATGGGAATGGGCCGCGACCTGAGGGACGCCATCTTTGGCAGGGTAGGGGAGTTCTCCGAGCAGGAGGTCACAAAGTTCGGGGCGCCGTCCCTGATTACCCGATCCACCAACGATGTCCAACAAGTGCAGCAACTGGTCCTCATGTCCTGCACGCTGATGGTTGCGGCCCCCATGCTCAGCATCGGCGGCGTGATCATGGCCGTGCGCCAGGACGCCCAACTGTCCTGGCTGATCGCCGTGTGCGTGCCCGTTTTGCTCGTGGCCGTCGGGCTGATCGTGACCCGGATGGTGCCGTTGTTCCGCAAAATGCAGGTCCGGATCGACGCCGTCAACCGTGTCCTGCGCGAGCAACTCACAGGCATCCGGGTGGTCCGGGCGTTCGTCCGGGAGGATATGGAGACCTCCCGGTTTGGCCGGGCGAACGACGACGTCACTGACGTCGCGCTGCGTGCAGGCCGTTTGATGGCGCTCATGTTCCCCGTGGTCATGTTGGTCATGAACATCTCCAGTGTGGCGGTGATCTGGTTCGGCTCCTTCCGGATCGAGGACGGTTCCATGCAGGTAGGCACGCTGATCGCTTTCCTCAGCTACCTCATGCAAATCCTGATGTCCGTCATGATGGCCACTTTCATGGCCGTGATGATCCCGCGCGCGTCCGTTTCTGCTGACAGGATCGGGGAGGTGCTGGAGACCGCCTCCAGCGTCCAGCCGCCGTCGAATCCTGTTACCGGTGGTATCCGCCGAGGCGAACTGGAGATGCGCGACGTCGGATTCGCCTACCCGGGTGCCGAGCAGCCGGTGCTCAGCGGCGTCACCTTCACAGCCCAGGCCGGCCAGACCACGGCGATCATTGGCAGCACCGGCGCAGGTAAGACCACCTTGGTGAACCTCATGCCGCGGCTGTTCGACGCCACCGCAGGAGCGGTTCGCATGGATGGCGTGGACATCCGCGAGCTGCATCCGGACTTGCTGTGGGGGCACATTGGCCTGGTGCCCCAACGGCCCTATCTCTTCTCAGGCACCGTTCGCAGCAACCTCCAGTACGGCAAACCCGATGCCAGCGATGACGAACTGTGGCAGGCCCTTTCAGTGGCCCAGGCACGGGACTTTGTTGAAGAGATGGAAGGTGGACTGGATGCACCCATCTCGCAGGGCGGCACCAATGTTTCCGGCGGGCAGCGACAACGCCTGGCCATCGCCCGGGCACTGGTGAAACAGCCGGAGCTCTACATTTTCGACGATTCGTTTTCCTCCCTGGACACTGCCACCGACGCCCGCCTCCGGCAGGCCCTCAAGCACCACACCAACGGCGCAACGCTGGTAATCATCGCCCAGCGCGTCTCCAGCATCGCGGACGCGGACCAGATACTAGTGCTCGACGACGGCAGGATCGTCGGGCAGGGAACGCACGATGAGCTGTTGGAGACTTCCGAAACTTACAGGGAAATCGTGTCCTCCCAGCTTGCGGCGGAGGAAGCGGCATGA
- a CDS encoding AAA family ATPase — translation MRIGISGTYSSGKTFTSMALSHYTGLPRTKARTMREILPEAAPGKTLEECTAAELIQMIVTRHVERAVYEDKLSAGFISDGSSLQEWIYGSVRVSLGLNPSASAHLAAGESVEKTPELAFFEEVMTSLGNSFKTHVKNSFDVFVHLKNELPLSADGHRPVNDQFRNMSDEILQQTMDELGIPFHVVSGSVQERLVQIASLFNLEPRMSPQDATRLAAEEYAQLDVRSERERVLQ, via the coding sequence GTGCGCATCGGCATTTCGGGTACCTATTCCTCGGGCAAGACGTTCACGTCCATGGCCTTGTCCCACTACACGGGGTTGCCCCGCACCAAGGCCAGGACCATGCGGGAAATCCTGCCCGAAGCCGCACCTGGCAAAACCCTCGAGGAATGCACCGCCGCGGAGCTCATCCAGATGATCGTGACCCGTCACGTGGAGCGTGCAGTGTACGAGGACAAGCTCTCGGCCGGTTTCATCTCCGACGGTTCATCGCTGCAGGAATGGATCTACGGGTCCGTGCGGGTTTCCCTCGGGCTGAACCCCAGTGCATCAGCACACCTGGCGGCGGGGGAGAGCGTGGAGAAGACTCCGGAACTGGCATTCTTCGAAGAGGTGATGACCAGTCTGGGCAACAGTTTCAAGACGCACGTAAAGAACTCATTCGATGTGTTCGTGCACCTGAAGAACGAGCTTCCGCTTTCTGCTGATGGACACCGCCCGGTCAACGATCAATTCCGGAACATGTCGGATGAGATCCTGCAGCAAACCATGGACGAGTTGGGGATCCCCTTCCATGTTGTGTCCGGTTCCGTGCAGGAGCGTCTGGTCCAGATTGCTTCCCTGTTCAACCTTGAGCCGCGGATGAGTCCCCAGGACGCCACACGCCTGGCAGCAGAGGAATACGCGCAGCTGGACGTCCGCTCCGAACGTGAGCGGGTCCTGCAGTAA
- a CDS encoding helix-turn-helix transcriptional regulator, producing the protein MPTDQPLFNQARSNHARLGEFFRTRREQTRPEDVGLPVSPRRRTPGLRREEVAVLANVGVSWYTWLEQGRAIGASEEILDAISNALLLSHEDRTYVRRLASGRRSGPAGNAVSTAGGPTLGHAAGHNFDVDDAQLALLQQLVDAIANPSYIADPFWTVVAMNSAAAETFDTRVGESCLQRFFTDPELARPHVHKEMMARSMVAQFRAQSANFPDDHRFDAMARGLCQVSEAFRELWQRQVVGDSYHVDVVYDHPAVGRLSFAPMVLGVPQFRALRLFTYLPKSGTGTQAALQGLNRKAVV; encoded by the coding sequence TTGCCAACCGACCAGCCCCTTTTCAATCAAGCCCGCTCCAACCACGCCCGCCTCGGCGAGTTCTTCCGCACGCGCCGGGAGCAGACCCGTCCGGAAGATGTCGGGTTACCAGTCAGCCCACGACGCCGGACGCCCGGACTCAGGCGCGAAGAGGTGGCCGTCCTGGCCAATGTTGGTGTCTCCTGGTACACGTGGCTGGAGCAGGGGCGGGCCATCGGCGCCTCGGAGGAAATCCTCGATGCCATTTCGAACGCACTGCTGCTTAGCCATGAGGACCGGACCTACGTACGACGCCTTGCGTCCGGGCGCCGTTCGGGCCCTGCCGGCAACGCGGTCAGCACGGCTGGCGGTCCGACGTTGGGCCATGCCGCCGGTCACAACTTCGACGTCGACGACGCCCAGCTCGCCCTGCTGCAGCAGCTGGTGGATGCCATAGCGAATCCCAGCTACATCGCTGACCCTTTCTGGACAGTCGTGGCCATGAATTCCGCCGCCGCGGAAACCTTCGATACCCGTGTGGGCGAGAGCTGCCTCCAACGCTTTTTTACCGATCCGGAGCTTGCCCGCCCACACGTGCACAAGGAGATGATGGCCCGCTCTATGGTGGCCCAGTTCCGGGCGCAATCGGCCAACTTCCCGGATGATCACCGTTTCGATGCCATGGCACGCGGCCTATGCCAGGTCTCGGAAGCCTTCCGGGAATTATGGCAACGGCAAGTGGTTGGCGATTCGTACCATGTGGATGTTGTGTATGACCACCCGGCGGTAGGCCGCCTCAGCTTTGCTCCCATGGTGCTGGGTGTCCCGCAGTTCCGTGCCCTCCGCCTTTTCACGTACCTGCCTAAAAGCGGAACCGGAACGCAGGCTGCCCTGCAAGGTTTGAACAGGAAAGCAGTGGTCTGA